A stretch of the Gracilinanus agilis isolate LMUSP501 chromosome 4, AgileGrace, whole genome shotgun sequence genome encodes the following:
- the SRPK1 gene encoding SRSF protein kinase 1 isoform X2, with protein MERKVLALQARKKRTKAKKDKAQKKPETQHRGPVSHSENDLPEQEEEILGSDDDEQEDPNDYCKGGYHLVKIGDLFNGRYHVIRKLGWGHFSTVWLSWDIQGKKFVAMKVVKSAEHYTETALDEIRLLKSVRNTDPTDPNREMVVQLLDDFKISGVNGTHICMVFEVLGHHLLKWIIKSNYQGLPLPCVKKIIQQVLQGLDYLHTKCRIIHTDIKPENILLSVNEQYIRRLAAEATEWQRSGAPPPSGSAVSTAPQPKPADKMSKNKKKKLKKKQKRQAELLEKRMQEIEEMEKESSPGQKQPGKQKQAESPIERVLLENPLSTENQEKLEEENVIEHEQTLIMEGNPESVSTEINCNGVVGIANYVECNNEESLRLKEDHHNANECDTQPLKEEEVSFPSSQNGESGASQEIADSCTALSSGVSDTMLYQPSSSEHSVEQSFNEQEISQLQESIRAEIPSEDENENNGPLDNKGTQGKSSAGNFLLNPLEPKNAEKLKVKIADLGNACWVHKHFTEDIQTRQYRSLEVLIGSGYNTPADIWSTACMTLSFQPPALLWNFTSLW; from the exons ACCTGAAACTCAGCACCGAGGCCCTGTCTCCCATTCTGAGAATGATCTCCCAGAACAAGAGGAAGAAATCCTGGGATCAGATGATGATGAACAAGAGGATCCTAATGATTATTGTAAAG GAGGTTATCATCTTGTGAAAATTGGAGACCTGTTCAATGGCAGATACCATGTGATCCGAAAACTGGGTTGGGGACATTTTTCAACTGTATGGCTATCATGGGACATTCA GGGAAAGAAGTTTGTAGCAATGAAAGTAGTAAAGAGTGCTGAACATTACACTGAAACAGCCCTGGATGAAATCAGGCTGCTTAAATCC GTTCGTAATACAGATCCCACTGATCCAAATAGAGAGATGGTCGTTCAACTTTTGGATGACTTCAAAATCTCAGGAGTGAATGGAACCC ATATCTGTATGGTATTTGAAGTTTTGGGCCATCACCTACTCAAGTGGATTATCAAGTCAAATTATCAAGGACTTCCACTTCCATGTGTCAAAAAAATCATCCAACAA GTTCTGCAGGGACTGGATTATCTACATACCAAGTGCCGTATTATACACACTGACATCAAACCAGAAAACATTCTTCTTTCTGTAAATGAGCAATATATCCGAAGGCTGGCTGCAGAAGCAACAGAATGGCAGAGATCTGGGGCTCCCCCACCTTCTGGCTCTgcag tcaGTACTGCTCCCCAACCTAAACCA GCAGACAAAATGtccaagaataaaaagaagaaattgaaaaagaagcAGAAACGCCAAGCTGAGCTACTGGAGAAACGAATGCaagaaatagaggaaatggaaaaagaatcaaGCCCTGGACAGAAACAGCCAGGAAAACAGAAACAAGCTGAGAGTCCTATTGAGAGAGTCTTGCTAGAGAACCCTTTAAGTacagaaaaccaagaaaaacttg AAGAGGAAAATGTCATTGAACATGAGCAGACCCTTATAATGGAAGGCAATCCTGAGAGTGTTTCAACAGAAATCAATTGCAATGGAGTGGTTGGAATTGCTAATTATGTCGAATGCAATAATGAAGAGTCATTGAGGCTTAAGGAAGACCATCATAATGCCAATGAATGTGATACCCAACCTTTGAAAGAGGAAGAAGTTAGCTTCCCAAGCTCCCAAAATGGAGAGAGTGGTGCATCTCAAGAAATAGCAGACTCTTGTACAGCTTTAAGTTCTGGGGTATCAGACACTATGTTATATCAGCCATCTTCAAGTGAACACTCAGTAGAGCAATCATTCAATGAGCAGGAGATCAGCCAGCTGCAAGAGAGCATCCGGGCAGAGATACCCTCTGAAGATGAAAACGAAAATAATGGACCATTGGATAACAAAGGTACCCAAG GAAAATCTTCTGCTGGGAATTTTCTTCTTAATCCCCTTGAACCCAAAAATGCAGAAAAACTCAAAGTGAAGATTGCTGATCTCGGGAATGCGTGCTGGGTG CATAAACATTTCACTGAAGATATTCAGACAAGGCAGTATCGATCCCTGGAAGTACTCATAGGATCTGGTTATAATACTCCTGCTGACATTTGGAGCACAGCATGTATG